The following proteins are encoded in a genomic region of Penaeus chinensis breed Huanghai No. 1 chromosome 10, ASM1920278v2, whole genome shotgun sequence:
- the LOC125029857 gene encoding uncharacterized protein LOC125029857, translated as MTSLSELMKFGKELGLTGENLQEFVREEQSKERERFELEREERAKEREARKVELEMEPRVKELELERLRLQVQSDESEKYEVKAEVFKPALPKLPVFNEANDSIDAYILRFERLATSAGWDRDVWAVSLASLLQGKALETYQHLSPMEARDFERVKDALLRCFQCTAEGYRQRLRCDQTYVDVFDLMLTEQFLNACDKCMVLFLKEHDFKTFNEMIKYAELYMDATGHASASANSSSASGVNRGEERMKGGARACFVCGRGNHLAKDCYNRVGGTKYKDSKIIKSNAEKAAMANHGDKLMIARGNVEGVNVDVFRDPGYPIYELVIGTIEGSTDGGMSVQVSAVTTRLQKKEEEKCVRGQSKLKVKDVLKNLKNKHIGKLQREDKTLDKIREYAESKRVFSGKSEGETHSFVVKRGALYRRVQRTQQVTEQLVVPESFRDAVIGLAHDSLMGGHLGIKKTTARIQSNFFWPGMGVEITRYCRSCDVCQRTVDKGRVSRVKMGRVPLIQEPFQRVAVDIVGPIEPRANDGSRYMLTIVDYATRYPEAIALKNIDTCTVAEALLSVFSRVGIPKEVMSDRGSQFTSEMMREFNRLLSIRSLTTTPYHAMSNGLVERFNGVLKKMLKRMCQEQPKMWPRFIDPLLFSYREVPQTSTKFSPFELVYGHSVRGPLALLRELWEGDREAIEDDTRTTYEYVVNLRERLQETCKLAQEELEKAGDSYQYYYDKRAREREVNVGDKVILLLPTSHNKLLLQWQGPFKVIKKANRYNYVLDVNGTERKYHINMIKRYHERFVKEGDSKPNKDVERSDATCDVKVMRDVISGKSNVDENSEQENGDDSVLACVAVVCEDHDEGGEVITVPSYVQEEDVSNVRVNEELSADQKRDVANVLSEFSAVFTDVPGRTDVIEHTVNLTSDRPVNTKPYPIPYALQQNIADEVDRMLELDVIEPSTSPYSNPLIAVKKKDGSDRVCLDSRKINKLTVFDSEPMPDQDLMMTRISGSRYFTKIDLSRGYWQIPIDEQSKPITAFQTNKGLMQFKVVPFGLINASATFNRMMRKLFNDTANVEMFVDDLLVHTKGWKEHIETLIKVLNILANASLTARPSKTEIGYFTIEYLGSDVGGEMTQTTADKVNKIMDMAVPKTKRQIRSFLGLTGYYRHYIPDYATIAAPLYELIKKSQPNNVRWEICHEDAFNKLKEALSTRPILKLPDMSKDFVLQVDASEVGLGAVLLQYQDGQRWPVLYASKKLKGAERNYSVIEKECLAVVWAVSKFYQYLYGKAFVIESDHQPLKYLNSANHLNGRLMRWSMYMQQFNYTVKNIAGRENVVHHNSLTAWFRQYPKNFVPFIAIEHVWAATDRHMPRENPHRLFGVIQDAFHPWKQLHAD; from the exons ATGACTTCGCTAAGTGAATTGATGAAGTTCGGAAAAGAGCTAGGATTAACGGGAGAAAACTTGCAAGAATTCGTAAGAGAAGAGCAAAGCAAAGAGCGTGAAAGGTTTGAATTAGAGCGtgaagaaagagcgaaggagagagaagctagAAAAGTGGAATTGGAAATGGAACCTAGAGTGAAAGAACTTGAACTAGAAAGACTAAGATTACAAGTGCAAAGTGACGAGAGTGAGAAATATGAAGTAAAAGCTGAGGTTTTTAAGCCAGCACTTCCGAAACTGCCTGTGTTCAACGAGGCTAATGACAGTATAGACGCTTATATACTCCGGTTTGAGAGACTAGCAACCAGCGCCGGATGGGACCGGGATGTCTGGGCGGTTAGCTTAGCCTCTTTGTTACAAGGTAAAGCGCTAGAGACGTACCAGCATCTCTCGCCTATGGAAGCGCGCGACTTTGAACGAGTGAAAGACGCGTTGCTCAGATGTTTCCAATGCACGGCCGAGGGCTATAGACAAAGACTCC GTTGTGACCAAACCTATGTTGATGTATTTGATCTTATGCTCACTGAACAATTCTTGAATGCGTGTGACAAATGCATGGTGCTATTTTTAAAGGAGCATGATTTTAAAACCTTTAATGAGATGATAAAATATGCTGAGTTGTATATGGACGCGACAGGTCATGCGAGTGCGAGTGCAAATAGTAGCTCTGCGTCAGGAGTGaacaggggtgaggaaaggatgaaaggcggAGCGCGTGCTTGTTTCGTGTGTGGACGAGGTAATCATCTTGCCAAGGATTGTTATAACAGGGTCGGAGGAACAAAGTACAAAGATAGTAAGATAATCAAATCTAATGCTGAAAAAGCGGCAATGGCAAATCATGGTGATAAATTGATGATTGCAAGAGGTAATGTGGAAGGTGTGAATGTTGACGTGTTTCGTGATCCTGGAT ATCCTATATATGAGTTGGTGATCGGGACGATTGAGGGATCGACTGATGGTGGAATGAGTGTGCAGGTGAGTGCGGTGACGACAAGGttgcagaagaaagaggaagaaaagtgtgtTCGAGGTCAGTCAAAACTTAAAGTAAAAGACgttttaaaaaatcttaaaaacaaacatataggTAAGTTGCAAAGGGAAGATAAAACTCTTGATAAAATTCGCGAGTATGCCGAGTCAAAAAGAGTATTCAGTGGTAAGTCCGAGGGTGAGACGCACAGCTTCGTGGTGAAGCGCGGCGCGTTATACCGGCGCGTTCAAAGGACACAGCAGGTGACTGAGCAGTTAGTGGTGCCTGAGTCTTTTCGGGACGCGGTGATCGGGCTGGCCCACGATTCCCTCATGGGAGGGCATCTCGGGATAAAAAAGACCACAGCGCGGATTCAAAGTAACTTTTTCTGGCCGGGGATGGGTGTAGAAATAACACGATATTGCAGGTCCTGTGACGTATGTCAACGCACGGTCGACAAGGGGCGTGTCAGCCGAGTCAAGATGGGAAGAGTGCCGCTTATCCAGGAGCCTTTTCAACGAGTCGCCGTGGATATAGTAGGTCCGATAGAGCCTCGGGCGAATGATGGATCGCGGTATATGCTTACGATTGTTGATTACGCGACGCGTTACCCGGAAGCGATCGCTTTGAAAAATATTGACACGTGCACCGTTGCAGAAGCATTACTCTCGGTTTTCAGTCGCGTTGGGATCCCGAAAGAAGTTATGTCAGACAGGGGTAGCCAGTTTACATCAGAGATGATGAGGGAATTTAATCGTTTGCTGTCTATAAGGAGTTTAACAACCACACCGTACCATGCGATGAGTAATGGTCTGGTTGAAAGGTTCAATGGCGTTTTAAAAAAGATGCTGAAGCGTATGTGTCAAGAGCAACCGAAAATGTGGCCGCGATTTATAGATCCGCTTCTATTTTCGTATCGCGAAGTTCCGCAAACAAGCACGAAGTTTTCACCGTTTGAACTTGTCTACGGTCATTCAGTGCGCGGGCCACTCGCCTTGTTGCGCGAACTGTGGGAGGGCGATCGAGAGGCAATTGAGGACGACACGCGGACCACATACGAGTACGTGGTTAATTTAAGGGAGAGGTTGCAAGAGACGTGTAAATTAGCGCAGGAGGAATTGGAAAAAGCTGGAGAcagttaccagtattattatgataagcgtGCGCGCGAGAGGGAGGTTAATGTCGGAGATAAAGTGATACTCCTACTTCCCACTAGTCATAATAAACTCCTATTGCAGTGGCAAGGACCATTCAAGGTCATTAAGAAGGCCAACAGATATAACTACGTGCTAGATGTAAACGGTACAGAGCGTAAGTACCATATAAATATGATCAAGCGCTATCATGAGCGGTTCGTCAAAGAAGGCGACAGTAAACCTAATAAAGATGTGGAACGCAGTGATGCAACATGCGATGTTAAAGTAATGCGTGACGTGATCAGCGGTAAGAGTAACGTTGATGAGAATAGTGAACAAGAGAATGGAGATGATTCAGTCCTTGCTTGCGTGGCAGTAGTTTGCGAAGACCACGACGAGGGTGGCGAAGTAATTACCGTCCCAAGTTATGTACAGGAGGAAGACGTGAGTAACGTAAGAGTAAATGAGGAATTGAGCGCGGACCAGAAACGCGATGTGGCGAACGTATTGTCGGAGTTTAGCGCGGTATTCACGGATGTCCCGGGAAGAACAGATGTCATTGAGCACACGGTTAATCTAACTAGTGATAGGCCAGTAAATACTAAACCATATCCTATTCCTTATGCGTTGCAACAGAATATCGCAGATGAAGTAGATCGGATGCTCGAGTTAGACGTGATAGAGCCTTCAACCTCGCCCTACTCGAACCCGCTAATCGCTGTGAAGAAAAAGGACGGGAGTGATCGCGTTTGTTTAGACAGTCGCAAGATAAATAAGTTGACGGTATTTGACTCTGAGCCCATGCCAGATCAGGACTTGATGATGACTCGTATTAGCGGCAGTCGGTATTTCACAAAGATTGATCTTTCCCGCGGGTATTGGCAAATCCCCATAGATGAACAAAGTAAGCCAATCACGGCATTCCAAACGAACAAAGGGTTGATGCAATTTAAAGTTGTACCTTTTGGACTAATTAATGCAAGTGCTACGTTCAACCGTATGATGCGGAAATTGTTCAACGATACCGCTAACGTAGAGATGTTCGTCGATGATTTGTTAGTTCAcacgaaaggatggaaggaacacATTGAAACGTTGATAAAAGTTCTTAACATTCTGGCAAATGCATCGCTCACCGCTCGCCCGTCGAAAACGGAGATTGGGTATTTTACCATAGAGTACCTGGGAAGCGATGTGGGGGGCGAGATGACGCAAACAACCGCGGATAAGGTAAACAAGATAATGGATATGGCTGTTCCGAAAACTAAGAGGCAAATCAGATCTTTTCTTGGTCTAACAGGGTACTACCGACATTATATACCCGATTATGCCACAATTGCCGCGCCTCTTTATGAACTAATTAAAAAATCTCAGCCTAATAACGTAAGGTGGGAAATTTGTCACGAAGATGCGTTTAATAAGCTAAAAGAAGCATTAAGCACTCGTCCTATTCTTAAACTCCCCGACATGTCTAAAGACTTCGTGTTGCAAGTTGACGCTTCGGAGGTAGGATTAGGTGCGGTGCTTTTGCAGTATCAGGATGGGCAGCGTTGGCCAGTACTCTACGCGAGTAAGAAATTAAAGGGAGCCGAGCGAAATTATTCGGTAATCGAGAAGGAGTGTTTAGCGGTAGTGTGGGCCGTAAgtaaattttatcaatatttgtacGGTAAAGCTTTTGTGATAGAATCGGACCATCAGCCTCTAAAATATCTTAATTCGGCCAATCATTTAAATGGAAGGTTGATGCGATGGTCTATGTATATGCAACAATTCAACTACACCGTAAAGAACATTGCGGGTCGCGAGAACGTAG TTCATCATAACAGTCTAACGGCGTGGTTTCGGCAATACCCCAAGAATTTTGTGCCATTCATTGCCATCGAACATGTTTGGGCAGCTACGGACAGGCACATGCCTAGGGAAAATCCTCACCGTCTATTTGGTGTTATCCAAGATGCATTTCATCCATGGAAACAGCTGCACGCCGATTAA